DNA sequence from the Littorina saxatilis isolate snail1 linkage group LG9, US_GU_Lsax_2.0, whole genome shotgun sequence genome:
tctgtacctctctttgttttaactttctgagcgtgttttcaatccaaacatatcatatctatatgtttttggaatcaggaaccgacaaggaataagatgaaagtgtttttaaattgatttcgaaaatttaattttgataataatttttatatatttaattttcagagcttgtttttcatccaaatataacatatttatatgtttttggaatcagcaaatgatggagaataagatgaacgtaaatttggatagttttataaaaaaaatttttttttacaattttcagatttttaatgaccaaagtcattaattaaattttaagccaccaagctgaaatgcaataccgaagtccgggcttcgtcgaacattacttgaccaaaatttcaaccaatttggttaaaaaatgagggcgtgacagtgccgcctcaactttcacgaaaagccggatatgacgtcatcaaagacatttatcaaaaaaatgaaaaaaacgtatggggatatcatacccaggaactctcatgtcaaatttcataaagatcggtccagtagtttggtctgaatcgctctacacgcacgcacgcacacacacacacacacatacaccacgaccctcgtctcgattcccccctctatgttaaaacatttagtcataacttgactaaatgtaaaaagaaacaagtcgcgtaaggcgaaaatacatttagtcaagctgtcgtactcacagaatgacactgtgaacgtactgcatttttttcaccaagaccgtatactcgtagcatcgtcagtccaccgctcgtggcaaaggcagtgaaattgactagccagaatagcgcggtagtggttacgctaagCAGGATAGCATGCTTTTTTGTATCTCTGTTcatttctgagcttgtttttaattcaaatatatcatatctatatgtttttggaatcaggaaccgacaaggaatcagatgaaattgtttttaaatcgatttcggaaatttatttttaatcaaaattttcatatttttaattttcagagcttgtttttaatccgaatataacatacatatatgtttttggaatcagaaaatgatgaagaatcagatgaaattgtttttggatcgttttataaaataataattttaattacaattttcagatttttaatgaccaaactcattaattaatttctaagccttcatgctgaaatgcaataccaaagacCGGccttttgtcgaagattacttggccaaagtttcaatcaatttcattgaaaaatgttgGTGTgacgacagtgccgcctcaacttttacaaaaagccggatatgacgtcaacaaagacatttatcgaaaaattgaaaaaaacttttggggatatcattctcagaaactctcatgtaaagtttcatgaagatcggtccagcagttttctctgaaccgctctacacacagacacacagatacaccacgaccctcgtctcgattccccctctatgtaaaaacatttagtcaaaacttgactaaatgtaaacaagtcgcgtaaggcgaaaatacaacatttagtcaagctgtcgagctcacagaatgaaactaaacgcactgcatttttcaccaagacctcgtagcatcgtcagtccaccgctcgtggcaatggcagtgaaacCGACAAGCCAGGAAAGcgcggtagtagttgcgctgagaaagatagcacgcttttctgtatctctattctttttacgtttagtcaagttttgactaaatgttttaacatagagggggaatcgagacgagagtcatggtgtatgtgtgtgtgtgtgtgtgtgtgtgtgtgtgtctgtctgtctgtctgtctgtctgtgcgtgtgtgtgtgtgtagagcgattcagagtaaactactggaccgatctttatgaaattttacatgagagttcctgggtatgatatccccagacgttttttttattttttggataaatgtctttgatgacgtcatatccggctttttgtaaaagttgaggcggcactgtcacaccctcatttttcaatcaaattgattgaaattttggccaagcaatctttgacgaaggtcagacttcggtattgcatttcagcttggaggtttaaaaattgattaatgactttggtcattaaaaatttcaaaattgtaattaaaatcatttttttataaaatgatccaaaattacgttcatcttattcttcatcattttctgattccaaaaacatataaatatgttatattcggattaaaaacaagctctgaaaattaaaaatataaacatgatTAAACTTAAATTtgcgaaatcgatttaaaaacaatttcatcttattctttgtcggttcctgattccaaaaacatatagatatgatatgtttggattaaaaacacgctcagaaagttaaaacgtagagaggtacagaaaagcgtgctatgcagcacagcgcaatcaCTACCGCGCTAAAGAGGCTCGTTAATTtaactgccttttgcacgagcggcggactacggtcattgtgaaaaaatgcagtgcatttggtttcattctgtaagttccacagcttgactaaatgtagtaatttcgccttacgcgacttaataactttctgagcttgtttgtaatccaaacatatcatatctatactcATAGAAAAAAGTTATGGACCActtacgcaaacaaacacagcttcCAAACCACCCAACAAAATTGAATCAAATTTGTAACATGTTTAATTCATTATCTCTGCGATCCTTTTCCAAAATATggtgacatttcattcacgcatTACGtgtcaacaagctctgaaacaaCATGGGGGTCGAAAACAAAATTTGCAAGTTCCGAACAGTTCAGTAATGGgtatgtcaaaacttgactaaatgtaaaaaaggacaGTCATTCCTCGTTTTCCTCGTACATATCAAACCGAGTATGagggactgacctaaatcattcACTGAACCAAACGAACACTGACAGACCCTTCAAGTTGCAATACAGCTTGGGGACAAGCAAAGGCACAAGACACCAGtttgaagaaataaaaatcACCAGTGTCTTTACCCCCCATTTATGTGAAATCAGTGGAGACAAGGCAGATgagacacagttcacacaattaACATACAAGCAAAAAATTAACAAAAGAGTCAATGCATAGTGTTGCTGCAGTAGGCCACCGAAGTGACAATTATTTTATTAAATTCTGTAATTATTTTACCTTACCTATGTTTTTCAAGAATAGATAGTTAATTGCCCAACCTGTTAATTAATTTAGTTGGGGATTCTCATGGAATCCAACAATTGAATTTCATTATAAAATCTAGAGAGTCCATAAAGCTTTTGGGGCTGTTCCGCCATAACGTTGACAATTGAATCGTTAGTTTGATATTATTTAGATATATGTTTATGCCAGATGCCACAGTCGCCGGCTGCTCAGCCCAAAAACCGCTCAGGGCGAAAGGGAAGTAGTCTGGGACCTGGTGCAACTGTGGACTATAGCCTAAGTTTCGGTTCCAGACCAATCAATAATGGTACTGCACCGAAGCTCAAACGGTGGTGCCAGCACACCCTGGCAGCATGGAGAGTAGAAATTGTCAGAATCAAAAGTGAATAGGAGCCAATAAGGGCATGTAATGTAATAAACCATGGACAGAATTATGGCATGGACAACCCATCGTTAGAGGCTAACTCATTCCAGTGACAGGAACTAAAAGTACAAGCAAATTCACGAATATATTCAGCAAGGTGACAACAATAATAGCTTACAATATAATGAATGACACCATGACAagtcccccgaaatcggcgtatgctgcctgaatggcggggtaaaaaacggtcatacacgtaaaaatccacttgtgctaaaaacatgggtgaacgtgggagtctaagcccatgaacgaagaagaagaagaagaagacaccatGACAAGGATAAGAATCTAAATTTCCATTGCAATATGTAACAAAGGGGATAACTGGTAAACATAGGGATGGGTGGGAGGGAAAAGATGAAGAATAAGTCAAAATTAGAGACAGAGCAAAAATGGTGTTGTCTGTAGGTAGACAAAGAAGAAAGTGACCGAACGCGGTCAAGGGGAAAGCATCCACGCTAAGCTGGCTGGAACAATCTCTGGCATTACCCAGCGATTGGTCCATGTGCTACTCATTAATATTCATGAGGTTACAGCGGAGGAATTCCGATTTCCCATAAATGTCCTTGTTACCCACAAGACTTTTTATGTGAAATCAGTGGAGACAAGGCAGATgagacacagttcacacaattaACATACAAGCAAAAAATTAACAAAAGAGTCAATGCATAGTGTTGCTGCAGTAGGCCACCGAAGTGACAATTATTTTATTAAATTCTGTAATTATTTTACCTTACCTATGTTTTTCAAGAATAGATAGTTAATTGCCCAACCTGTTAATTAATTTAGTTGGGGATTCTCATGGAATCCAACAATTGAATTTCATTATAAAATCTAGAGAGTCCATAAAGCTTTTGGGGCTGTTCCGCCATAACGCTGACAATTGCCAGGCAATTGGCTGCGCAGCGCCAAAAGTAGGAAGTAAGAGAAATAGTGGCCTATGCAACAACACTGATTAGGGGGAAAATCCAACGGATGGAGACACAGACGTGTAATCATATGAGTAGATTTGAGCAGTGTTCTGGTAGCGGCCCTCCTCCTCGTGGTTGATAAAGactatgttgttgttgtggataCCGAGACAGGAGAACAACCTGCACAAATTCAAACAGAGAGATTCCCGGCAGTAAAATGGACACATAAATTTACGGGAGTCATGATACTGTCTGCCTTTGCCAAGGAGctgaaaaaagacaagaaattaTTGGAGGAGAGCTGAAAAAGTCTCTGCAGGAGGTTAATCCAAACAGACATGCATGACAGGGCAGTAACCATAATAACATGGGACAGGTTACAGAGCACACTCTGCCCTTCCTAGCTGTTGCACCACTGAGAGACACACCGAACAATGCAATTAACATAATAACACTAAGGAGTGGTTACAGAGTACACTCTGCCCTTCCTAGCATAACTGAACTCTTGACAAGGCGGGGTTGGAACTAGAGTGCGGACGAACGCCATGAGGACCGTATGTATGTTTTGAAGGCATCCGATTTCCATCTTCCGAGCTGACGGATCTGGGCATCGGACAAGCCGCGCTCGGCTGCTGCAGTTGCTGCACCTATACGAAAGCTATGACTATGGTAATGAGAGGGGTCAACCTGACAAAAGACCAAAGCTCGTTTGAGCACTGTTTCGAATTCCTCACGTAGGACTGGTCTGCCAGAAGCGCATGCAAAAAGAGGGCTGTTACCTGGACAGCACAATTGCAAGTAGGCTGAGAGAAGTGCAACTGGGCAATGACAAGCCGAAGAACCTGGTTGGATTGTGAGAGTGAATGCGCGACCACAAGAGTGCTTGAATGAAAGAAACTTTAACGTGATTTTACCATTGGAGAGGGCGACTTTTTGGGAAGAGATGAGGTGAGGGTTGGGATCCTGGCGATTCCTGACTGTAATTTCACCCACTCGCAAAAAAGCATGGAAAGCTAAAGAGAACATGGCTGAATAAAGAGCTTTATCGAAGGGGGACACCACAATATGGGTAAGTGAATCCAACAGCTGAATAAGGAGTTTTTTTGAAAGTGGCAATCGAGAATCGTGGGCTGGGGTGCGCTTATGCCCTGCCtgcaatagtttttgaatcATGAAGGAGGACGTTGGATCAGGGACGGCATACATCTTATGTATGTATCCAAGGGCAGACACATATGAGGAGATTGTAGCTGGCTTGTACGACTTATTCGTGAGAAAGGAAATGAACAGTGCAATGGTGCCTACTGGAATATGAGGTGCTTTTGCTAGGCAATGCTTGTCAGCAAACTCTACAAATAAGGTCCAGGCTCGACGGTATGACGTCTGAGTGGATGGGGCAAGTGACGATTTGAGGAGTAGGCTTAACGTGGAGGTTAGGGGTTCAAGCAGGGCAGCAGAGGTACCTGCACTGGGTTGGAGTGATCTGCCCAAGGAGCTAATCGCTTGAACTTGTCCACTTGCAGACGGGACAGCAGGTCTGCCAAGGTGTTGTCTTTGCCTGGAATGTGGACAGCCTGGAAGACAAGGTTTAGTTGCAAACATGTGAGCACAAGCCTCCTTAACAATGTCATGATAAGTCTATCCTTTGAGATCTGTTTGTTGAGAATATCCACCAAGGCCAGATTATCTGTATAAAAAGACAAACTCTCCCCACAGTTCCACTGCCAGCACGATGGGGTACAGCTCAAGCAGGGTGATTGACTGGGAGCGCCACAGGTTGTTCCATGTCCCAGACAACCACTTTGAGCCAAAGACTGCTCCATAACCTAGTGAACCAGATGCATCTGTGAACAGGTTAAGTGAATCCGAGGTCAGGAATCTGTCAGGAAGGAAAAGAGATTTGCCATTGAAATCTTTGAGAAACAATGTCCACATGAAGAGGTCAGCGCGGACTTCTTTCGTAATTCTGATAAAGTGATGGGGCTTGGACACACCCACAGTTAGCTCTGTCAGGCGTCGGAGGAAGGGTCTGCCTGGGCGGACTACTGCGCATGCAAAATTCAGTGTGCCCAGGATGGACTGCAGATTTTTCAGGGTTAGTTTGGGACGCTGAAGACACTGGTTAATGAGCTCCAAACACTTTGTTATTTTGTCAAGAGGAAGCCGTACTTCCATGAGAGTTGTGTCGAGTTCGTACCACAGGAAGGACATAACCTGACTAGGGGGGCATGTTTTTTCTTCAGCAATGGGCACACCCACGTCTTGACAAAAGTGAATGAAACGTTGTAAAGAAGCCTGACAGGGAGTTTTTTGTT
Encoded proteins:
- the LOC138975897 gene encoding uncharacterized protein isoform X1 is translated as MPPKRRAASATAKLMRTTRGPIRAPAPPGDDVPLGAGQEPAAPQAAAPDPALVQAVTQAVLQALAAQAPAAELSEDPVINVIDDAVADMTGCPHSRQRQHLGRPAVPSASGQVQAISSLGRSLQPSAGTSAALLEPLTSTLSLLLKSSLAPSTQTSYRRAWTLFVEFADKHCLAKAPHIPVGTIALFISFLTNKSYKPATISSYVSALGYIHKMYAVPDPTSSFMIQKLLQAGHKRTPAHDSRLPLSKKLLIQLLDSLTHIVVSPFDKALYSAMFSLAFHAFLRVGEITVRNRQDPNPHLISSQKVALSNGKITLKFLSFKHSCGRAFTLTIQPGSSACHCPVALLSAYLQLCCPGNSPLFACASGRPVLREEFETVLKRALVFCQVDPSHYHSHSFRIGAATAAAERGLSDAQIRQLGRWKSDAFKTYIRSSWRSSAL